One genomic segment of Linepithema humile isolate Giens D197 chromosome 5, Lhum_UNIL_v1.0, whole genome shotgun sequence includes these proteins:
- the MESK2 gene encoding protein NDRG3 isoform X4, translating into MPTAATAEESALLGTMPSDSMDDIELKNIQLQFPALRYLSRDDSSVREERVETDKGSLLIAVQGNRAKPAILTYHDLGLNYISSFQAFFNYIDMRVLLENFCVYHVNAPGQEENASTLPEDYVYPSMEELAEQLLFVLGHFGIKSVIGFGVGAGANILARFALTHPEKVHALCLINCVSTQAGWIEWGYQKLNVRHLRSQGMTQGVLDYLMWHHFGRDSEERNHDLVQVYKNYFERRVNPTNLALFIDSYVRRTDLNITRELDPTRKKEGLTLSVPVMNITGALSPHVDDTVTLNGRLDPRNSSWMKISDCGMVLEEQPGKVSEAFRLFLQGEGYVVRSPRKPVKPTTPEVAPLSPLKMADFRLASLEGLNHICSKKIDWPTATIHITENPISEAVVC; encoded by the exons ATGCCGACAGCAGCCACTGCCGAGGAATCTGCTCTGTTGGG CACGATGCCTTCCGATAGCATGGACGACATCGAGCTGAAGAATATTCAGCTGCAATTTCCGGCACTGAGATATCTCTCCAGAGACGACAGCTCTGTGCGGGAAGAAAGGGTGGAGACCGACAAGGGGAGTTTACTGATAGCAGTGCAAGGAAATCGAGCAAAACCAGCTATTCTCACTTATCACGATCTAGGCCTTAACT ACATCTCGAGCTTCCAGGCGTTCTTCAATTACATTGATATGCGTGTTTTACTCGAAAACTTTTGCGTATATCACGTAAACGCACCCGGACAAGAGGAAAATGCGTCGACGCTACCCGAAGA TTATGTTTATCCGTCCATGGAAGAGCTAGCAGAACAGCTGCTTTTCGTTCTTGGCCATTTTGGCATAAAATCCGTAATTGGTTTCGGGGTCGGTGCCGGCGCCAATATTTTGGCAAGATTTGCACTCACCCATCCGGAGAAAGTACACGCACTGTGCCTGATAAACTGCGTGTCCACGCAAGCAGGATGGATCGAGTGGGGATATCAAAAGTTGAATGTGCGCCACCTGAGATCACAAGGCATGACCCAGGGCGTTCTCGATTATCTAATGTGGCATCATTTTGGCAGG GACTCTGAAGAGCGGAATCATGATTTGGTTCaagtatacaaaaattactttgaGCGTCGTGTAAACCCAACGAATCTCGCATTATTTATCGACAGTTATGTCCGCCGCACGGATTTGAATATAACGAGGGAATTGGACCCAACGCGCAAGAAGGAAGGATTGACGCTTAGTGTGCCAGTAATGAATATCACGGGTGCTCTAAGCCCTCATGTCGACGATACCGTAACGTTAAACGGACGCTTAGATCCGAGAAACAGCTCTTGGATGAAA ATATCGGATTGCGGTATGGTATTGGAAGAACAACCGGGTAAAGTAAGCGAGGCATTCCGACTGTTTCTTCAGGGCGAAGGATATG TGGTGAGATCCCCACGGAAGCCTGTGAAGCCGACAACACCCGAAG TGGCCCCGCTGTCGCCGTTAAAAATGGCAGACTTCAGATTGGCTTCGTTGGAAGGACTAAATCACATCTGTAGCAAGAAGATCGACTGGCCTACCGCGACCATACATATCACGGAGAATCCGATTTCGGAGGCAGTCGTTTGTTAA
- the MESK2 gene encoding protein NDRG3 isoform X5: MPSDSMDDIELKNIQLQFPALRYLSRDDSSVREERVETDKGSLLIAVQGNRAKPAILTYHDLGLNYISSFQAFFNYIDMRVLLENFCVYHVNAPGQEENASTLPEDYVYPSMEELAEQLLFVLGHFGIKSVIGFGVGAGANILARFALTHPEKVHALCLINCVSTQAGWIEWGYQKLNVRHLRSQGMTQGVLDYLMWHHFGRDSEERNHDLVQVYKNYFERRVNPTNLALFIDSYVRRTDLNITRELDPTRKKEGLTLSVPVMNITGALSPHVDDTVTLNGRLDPRNSSWMKISDCGMVLEEQPGKVSEAFRLFLQGEGYVVRSPRKPVKPTTPEVAPLSPLKMADFRLASLEGLNHICSKKIDWPTATIHITENPISEAVVC, from the exons ATGCCTTCCGATAGCATGGACGACATCGAGCTGAAGAATATTCAGCTGCAATTTCCGGCACTGAGATATCTCTCCAGAGACGACAGCTCTGTGCGGGAAGAAAGGGTGGAGACCGACAAGGGGAGTTTACTGATAGCAGTGCAAGGAAATCGAGCAAAACCAGCTATTCTCACTTATCACGATCTAGGCCTTAACT ACATCTCGAGCTTCCAGGCGTTCTTCAATTACATTGATATGCGTGTTTTACTCGAAAACTTTTGCGTATATCACGTAAACGCACCCGGACAAGAGGAAAATGCGTCGACGCTACCCGAAGA TTATGTTTATCCGTCCATGGAAGAGCTAGCAGAACAGCTGCTTTTCGTTCTTGGCCATTTTGGCATAAAATCCGTAATTGGTTTCGGGGTCGGTGCCGGCGCCAATATTTTGGCAAGATTTGCACTCACCCATCCGGAGAAAGTACACGCACTGTGCCTGATAAACTGCGTGTCCACGCAAGCAGGATGGATCGAGTGGGGATATCAAAAGTTGAATGTGCGCCACCTGAGATCACAAGGCATGACCCAGGGCGTTCTCGATTATCTAATGTGGCATCATTTTGGCAGG GACTCTGAAGAGCGGAATCATGATTTGGTTCaagtatacaaaaattactttgaGCGTCGTGTAAACCCAACGAATCTCGCATTATTTATCGACAGTTATGTCCGCCGCACGGATTTGAATATAACGAGGGAATTGGACCCAACGCGCAAGAAGGAAGGATTGACGCTTAGTGTGCCAGTAATGAATATCACGGGTGCTCTAAGCCCTCATGTCGACGATACCGTAACGTTAAACGGACGCTTAGATCCGAGAAACAGCTCTTGGATGAAA ATATCGGATTGCGGTATGGTATTGGAAGAACAACCGGGTAAAGTAAGCGAGGCATTCCGACTGTTTCTTCAGGGCGAAGGATATG TGGTGAGATCCCCACGGAAGCCTGTGAAGCCGACAACACCCGAAG TGGCCCCGCTGTCGCCGTTAAAAATGGCAGACTTCAGATTGGCTTCGTTGGAAGGACTAAATCACATCTGTAGCAAGAAGATCGACTGGCCTACCGCGACCATACATATCACGGAGAATCCGATTTCGGAGGCAGTCGTTTGTTAA